atgttacaatgccaggggtgcaaattagtttattattttacacataagaaaaatactgtctgtcttttcatgtagcgcacaaatacttgatagcttatttgtacactgaaaatgaaagttgatctaggacatgccctaccccaaatataaatctgccatcacattttaaatttaccgccccctccaatgcaacatggttttgccttaattACCTACTTTGGCTTAagattccttaatgaatcaggcccttgatgacATCATAAATTTTACAGTGTGTTACAGTCAATTTGCTGAATACTTGTACTATGCATTGTagcttataaataatatataatctatGTATAATATCTGTCCTCTCAAAGTCACTTAATAACTTGTAGCACTTTTTCATTTGGGGGGGGCTCTCACTTTTCAGGGTATTTTACAGGGTCCCAGCTATCCCCAGGGCCTCTGCTGGTCATGTTCGGCATCACTTGGCACAGTCCATAGCAGGGGGTTTCGATGCAGTGTTAAGGTACCAGCTATATGTAATGGGAAAGGACctctacaaaataataataataataataataataataataataataataataataataataataataattaatatcattattattattattattattattattatgaagggAGGAgttttaataatattcacatttaagaaGGAAAATCCATTTAAGAATTGTGTGTTGctgtttattattaatttgtaataATGTGATTCTTTGACAAAGACAATAAACAGACAGTTAATAGAAATAACCATTCCTTGATAGTGTTGATACTAGTCAGGATTAATCTGCAAAGCACTGTACATAGACAGTTCCTGCTATACTGTTTATATGGGGCTTGAATTGGGTTCGTAGTCCATAGTACCATAGAGTACTGTAGGAAAACTTGTGATGATGTTTAAACcaatatcattttaaacaaagTTTTTCTTCCCAATATATCATCCCTATGTAAAGAGTTGAGagtttataaacattttaaaaacgaAGATGATGTTTCATTTCTTCAAAAAGTTATGCATTAAAAGTCTCCATTTCAGTTGCCACCATAGTGTGATCGTATTGATGGTCGGCTTCCGTTTCATACCTCTCTCTGAATGTGCTCTCCAGGAGAAATGGAATGGACTTAAATAAACTCTTTTTGAAATCCCTCCCGACAAAGACATAGACTATGGGATTTACACAGCTGTTGAAGAAACCTATGCAATAAACAACCTGAGTCATGACAATGTCTACATTGGAACTAATTTCAATATTCATGTAATTTATGAAGGGCCATAGATGGAATGGGAACCAaaaacagaagaaacaaagtACAATGGTAACAATGACTTTGAAAGGTCGACTTGACCCAGAACGACTTCTGATTCTTCTCAGCCGAGATGTGATGAGGCTGtagcaaattattattatggAAAATGGGATTATGAACATGAAGATAAATCTGGCAATGAACATAACTTTATACCTCATCTCCCCTGTATGATGGTCTTCAGCATACATGGGAATGCAGTATGAGATATTGGTATCTGAGTCATGAACAATGTCAAAGAAAGCGAGATATGGGGAACTGAGTAAAAAACAACATGACCAGACCATTGATGAGATTATTGAAGCTAATTTGAGAGTCCTGTGGTTTTTGGACCACACTGGACACATGACTGATGTGCACCGGTCAAGACTGATAATCATTAGGAAAGAGGTACTGACAGACATGTTGAGGAACAGAACGGTGAATATGATCTTGCACATTATTTGTCCTAATGGCCAATGTCCGTCCATAATCCATTCTGTTATTTGCAGAGGGAAGAGGATGTCAAATGCAAAGTCAGCTACGGCCAAGTTGAGAAACCATAAAATGTCGACTGTCTTCTTCATCCTAAATCCAGCAATCCAGATGACCAATCCATTCCCAATGGTCCCCAAGATGAAGGTTATACTGTAAGAAATTATAATAGGAACCTTTAACCTTTGGAAAATGTTAAAGTACTGATTATCCTCAATATTTTCATACGGGTCGGTGTAATCCATTGTAGAGTTGGTGAAATAATTAGAAAATGAAGCTTCTTCCATGTTTTACAAAGTCCTGTTACACAAAGCggggagaaaaaaaacattaaaaattgaatattattctttttttgcatttatcATGTTTATTAAACAGttttaataataaaacccctGATTAAAAAAGAATCTGTGTTACGGAAATAGAAAGGAAATTCAGTGTATTTGCATACATCCAACGGAACTGGTTCTGTATCTTTACCAGGTAATGTATATAACCTAGAATTGATTGTAGTTCTATATCGTGCAATGATGCAGCTcccactcacccccccttccacaTGCTATTAAATTACACAAGGGATCCATCTCATTGCCTTTGTTTTAGCTCTGTTTTACTCTCTAAAAAAAAGACATTCACAATCCTCAACATGCTAAGTAACAGCAATTACCATGCAAAAGATCACTATGAATAATGGGATTTTACGACAGGAATAGACAAATTTtaacaatatattaatttttgATTTACCTACCCTATCGCTATCTGTATGCTGTTTACCTCGTTGCTCTAATGCGATCTAAGTTAATATTCGTTGCTTGCTTCTCTCTGCACAGTATGACAATGAACACATTTCTTTAATGCTTATACTTGGCCAGTACAGAAAAGAGATTTTGTTGTAAGATTTTACAACGGCTGTTTTCAAATGTGGAAATGATAATCAGCCTTTGTTGTTTTTGAAGATTAGTACTGTAGATATATATCTGGTCAGATAGTAGTAAGTGAATGTACAATATCACACTCATTTCAGCAAAGGACAAAAGATCATCCCAGACTTAGAATGATACATATAGGGAAATATCTCTTTTGTAAGCTAATTTCTTTTATCTTATGAAGTTTTCCTGAGTCTTACATGCTGCTTGCTCTGTGTCTCATTGACATAATGTTAAATGGCCAAGACACAGTGCACAATCCTTAGTTGTTGGCAAAAAACACAAATGCATTGGAGCATTTAGATATCCACCAATGTGCATGGGTTTGAGAAAGATCAAGGGATTTGCATTGAAGCAGTTGTTTGCACCTGGTCGATGGGAAAAGTTGGGTTCAACGAGGATGTTCCTTGTTAAGTACAGAAAGTTTGTACCAGTGAGCATAGTTTTTCTGAGAAGTGCATTAtctaattttaattttgcagagaCAGATTATTGAAACAACGCAATGCAATGGAGAGGGTgcttttttaaatttaccttgttgtgggagaggggagatggCCATTTCAATTCTACAAAGCTTGTTGATTTTTACACCAAAATTGAACTGGATGCTATCAGGaatcatcctatacttttaatgggacacctGTTGCACCTTCCAACTGTACTTTTTTAAGCTCGCTTTCCCAATTTAAAGTAAATCTTCAAACATATAAAAGTGAcgcatgtaataaagacattcccGATAATACTCTTTACTCTCATGATCAATTTGAGCCATAGTGGGGCTCAACCAAAAGTTTGTTTAGAATAATTTAGTTAGGAGGTCGGAATTTTGACGTGATATTTATTACACAATGTACTTCTTTAGATTCTTACACTTCTCTGCAAACTAGACGCATTTTTAGGAGTCTTAAAGACAGGAAATAGTCAAACACTAaagaaatgtaatgaaataaatccattttctttaataaagtacaacattatattaattagggatgtgcaccggcgacttttggtgtctcgtgttttgtgttttggattcggattttcttgatgttttgggttcggatttgtttcgcaaaacacctgccgaaaggttttggttcagatttaaggttttggattcggattttgtttgaaaaaagcataaaaagttcaaaaatcaagtttttgggcttattttcactcctacgctattattaacctcaataacattcaataacaatcatttccactaatttacagtgtattctgaacacctcacaatattgttattagtccaaaacgttgcaacgaggtatctttctggactgcgtagtggagtggtccccacaatataataagaaaaccatcaactggtcttaatcgcaccagaaaatgtacctggactgcgtagaggagtggtcaccacaatataatttaaaaaccctgaacctttgatttaattttttgaatttgttgacattttcttttactttttgaacatggcaaacgacgaatggtcacataatgccaaaaaaagagttgcaagatggaattgtccttgggccctcccacccacccttatgttgttgaaataggacatgcacactttaacaaaccaatcatttcagcgacagggcctaccaaacaactgtggctgaaatgattggtttgtttgggcccccacaccaaaaaaacaattcatctctccctgtacaaactaaactggctctactgaggaaagatcatcctcaacctctgattcctctccccctacagtgtgtacttcctcctcctcacacattatcaattcgtccccgctggattccacaaccacaggtccctctgtactatctggagggcagtgctgtacttcattgaggaattgattattcatttttataaacatcattttttcaacgttgtgaggaagcaacctccttcgccgctcactgaccaggttccccgctgcactaaaaactctttccgagtacacactggaggggggacaactcaggtaaaatagagccagtttgtacaggggcttccaaactgcctttttttcctgccagtaacaatatggactgtctgacatgtctatttggatggtgtcagcaaaaataatcctccaccattttttcaattgtgacagcatccaatgcagcgacagtagacatgtctgcaatggttggcaggtccttcagtccggaccagatgttatcagcatccccgtcagcggctcttttaggaaaactgagctttttccttgcagccatagatgtggaagaaaatgagggtggagctgttggcatgtcacggtcctcttcagaggacaatctcctgaccagcaggtctttgcaccgctacagacttgtgtccgccggaaacagagacaaaacatacgctttaaaccgaggatggagcacggtggccagaatgtagtcctctgactttaaaagagtgaccaccctcggatcctggcaaagcgtacgaagggctacatccacaagagctacatgctttgttggatcgcaatgctttaccagctcctccctcactttctccagctgcttctgcaacagcctgatcaggggaatgacctgactcaagctggcagtgtcggaactgacttcttgtgtggcaagttcaaacggctggagaaccttgcacaacacggaaatcagtctccactgcgcttgactcaggcgcatccccactcctttgcctatgtcgtaggtggctgtgtaggcctgaatggccttttgctgctcctccatcctctgcagcatatagagggtggagttccagctcgtcacaacctcttgtttgaggtgatggcagggcaggttcatggttttttgatgtgcctctagtctgcggtaggcactggctgaatgccgaaagtgtccagcaattttgcgcgccaccgcaagcatctcctgcacacccctgtcactcttgaggtaatgctgtaccaccaaattaatggtgtgggcaaaacatgggacgtgctggaaattgcccatatttaatgcccgcacaatgttactggcattgtctgacaccacaaatccccatgagagtctaagtggggtaagccactggaagataatttccctcagtttctctaatatgttgtcagcgttgtgcctcttattaaagcctgtaatacacaatgttgcccgcctttgcacgagcagccattttgtagatgctgctactgatgcagctgttgctgttgctgcggaaggggatgcatctacccagtgggctgtcacagtcatatagtccttcgtttgcccagaaccacttgtccacatgtccgtggttaagtggacagtgggtacaaccgcattttttagagcactgaggacacttgatcgtacttctctgtacatttttggtatcgcctgcctagtgaagtggaatctcgaggggatttggtaccggggacacaatacctccatcaaccctctaaatcccactccactgatggcggacaccgggcgcacgtctaacaccaacattgcagttacagccgcagttatacgctttgcaatagggtgactactatcgtattttgttgtcatggcaaacgactgttggacggtcaattgttttgtgaaagacgtagcggtcttacgacttcccctctgggaagatgaccgactaacagcagcaacagcagcagtggcagtagtaggcgtaccgctgcagaattcctcggatgaatcccgtattgaagaggactcagtctggcggctgacttgggctgcaggactgaatctgatggaaatcgtggaggaagttgacgaggagggtgttgctggtgtgtatccaactggaccacgggatttaggtgtccctgtaccgatgatggttctagccacagttcctgaactaaccactgaactatgaaggttattcaggtgacgtataagggaggatgtccctaggtgggcaagatccttacccctgcttatttgagctttacataagctacatatggccatacattggttgtccggatttggataaaaataactccagaccgaagaggtgcattttttggtcttctgaccaggcatgacgatgggctttttcatcccatggacatcagctgtttcctcccctggtgcctcattttcaataaccacatcaccatcctcatcaagttcctccacagcgccagctacatcatcaatagcctcctcccgagccacctcttcccgtacagtgatgggaaggtcaggcttgacaagcaccaacacccttggactcgccttggggatttgtgataatttctctttagaaggcagagttgtttgctgttttgttgctgacagcataactctcttcaattttttgtaggggggggaggaggaggagtgctaagatccttgggtgaagctgaaccactagtcataaacacgggccagggcctaagccgttccttgccactccatatcgtaaatggcatattggcaactttacgtttctccgcagatgattttaagtttttctttttgctactttttgagaacttgggctttttggattttacatgccctgtactaggagattgggcatcgggcttgccagacgacgttgatggtatttcatcgtctacgtcatgactagtggcagcagcttcagcattaggaggaagtgggtcttgatctttccctactttatcctccaaatttttggtctccattatatgtagcacaagatactgcag
Above is a genomic segment from Mixophyes fleayi isolate aMixFle1 chromosome 11, aMixFle1.hap1, whole genome shotgun sequence containing:
- the LOC142106960 gene encoding formyl peptide receptor-related sequence 4-like; translated protein: MDYTDPYENIEDNQYFNIFQRLKVPIIISYSITFILGTIGNGLVIWIAGFRMKKTVDILWFLNLAVADFAFDILFPLQITEWIMDGHWPLGQIMCKIIFTVLFLNMSVSTSFLMIISLDRCTSVMCPVWSKNHRTLKLASIISSMVWSCCFLLSSPYLAFFDIVHDSDTNISYCIPMYAEDHHTGEMRYKVMFIARFIFMFIIPFSIIIICYSLITSRLRRIRSRSGSSRPFKVIVTIVLCFFCFWFPFHLWPFINYMNIEISSNVDIVMTQVVYCIGFFNSCVNPIVYVFVGRDFKKSLFKSIPFLLESTFRERYETEADHQYDHTMVATEMETFNA